Proteins found in one Methanofollis fontis genomic segment:
- a CDS encoding RNA recognition motif domain-containing protein — protein sequence MESSRLYVGNLTYSVTEDQLKELFSQYGSVRSVTIIGDKGFGFVEMESVEEAEKAKDALNETVFEGRTMRVDEAKPQRPRGEYRRY from the coding sequence ATGGAATCAAGCAGATTGTATGTCGGAAACCTGACCTATTCGGTGACAGAAGATCAACTCAAGGAACTCTTCTCTCAATACGGCAGTGTCCGCAGCGTTACTATCATCGGTGACAAGGGATTCGGATTCGTAGAGATGGAGAGCGTCGAGGAGGCAGAGAAGGCAAAAGATGCCCTGAACGAGACGGTATTCGAGGGACGCACGATGCGTGTGGACGAGGCCAAACCGCAGCGTCCACGCGGCGAATACCGCCGCTACTGA
- a CDS encoding BaiN/RdsA family NAD(P)/FAD-dependent oxidoreductase — protein sequence MDRPAVVVIGGGPAGLFCALRAAEGGLDVLLLEKKPLCGRKLLVTGSGQCNLTHEGSVRDFLPHYGDNGAFLKPALMNFTNRDLITFFEERGLPTGTDAGGKIFPASRRAADVLSVLLEGCRRAGVEICSGAAVRAVGRDEDGFVVETESATIHCDALVVATGGASYPATGSTGDGYGFARAFGHTIAPIGPALASIEVEEYPFAGCAGISFSSVTLALFRGGKKVREVSGDLLFTHTGLSGPAVLHLSRYLLAGDGVRVSFLTPADGERLAQALVEASAAHGTRQVKTVLAGFPLPERFLRQVLLMAEIDPALPCAHLSRAARNRLIALLTGWTCGVAAVEGLDTAMVTRGGVSLAEVNRKTMESGLVPGLFFIGEVLDIDGDTGGYNLQAAFSTAALAARRLIEVHRTE from the coding sequence ATGGACCGTCCTGCCGTGGTCGTGATCGGCGGCGGACCGGCCGGCCTCTTCTGCGCCCTGCGTGCGGCGGAGGGGGGGCTGGATGTGCTGCTGCTCGAGAAAAAACCGTTATGCGGCCGAAAACTCCTGGTCACCGGTTCCGGGCAGTGCAACCTCACCCATGAGGGGTCGGTCAGGGACTTTCTCCCCCATTACGGCGACAACGGGGCGTTCCTGAAGCCTGCCCTGATGAACTTCACCAACCGGGACCTGATCACCTTCTTCGAGGAGCGCGGGCTGCCCACCGGGACCGATGCAGGGGGAAAGATCTTCCCCGCCTCCCGGCGCGCCGCCGACGTGCTCTCGGTGCTGCTGGAGGGGTGCCGGCGGGCCGGTGTGGAGATCTGCAGCGGCGCGGCGGTGCGCGCGGTGGGCCGCGACGAAGACGGCTTTGTGGTGGAGACGGAGAGCGCCACCATCCATTGCGACGCACTGGTCGTCGCCACCGGCGGCGCCTCGTATCCGGCGACCGGTTCGACCGGGGACGGCTACGGGTTTGCACGGGCGTTCGGCCACACCATCGCCCCCATCGGGCCCGCCCTGGCCTCGATCGAGGTGGAGGAGTATCCATTTGCCGGGTGTGCCGGGATCTCGTTTTCGTCGGTCACGCTGGCACTCTTCAGGGGTGGAAAAAAGGTCAGGGAGGTGAGCGGCGATCTCCTCTTCACCCATACAGGCCTCTCCGGCCCGGCCGTACTCCACCTCTCCCGGTATCTTCTCGCCGGCGACGGGGTGCGGGTCTCATTCCTCACGCCCGCCGACGGCGAACGGCTTGCACAGGCCCTTGTGGAGGCCTCCGCCGCCCACGGCACCCGTCAGGTGAAGACGGTCCTGGCCGGCTTCCCCCTGCCGGAGCGTTTTCTGCGGCAGGTGCTGCTGATGGCGGAGATCGATCCGGCCCTCCCCTGCGCCCACCTCTCCAGGGCGGCCCGGAACCGCCTGATCGCCCTCCTGACCGGATGGACCTGCGGGGTCGCCGCCGTCGAGGGGCTGGATACGGCGATGGTGACCAGGGGCGGGGTCTCGCTTGCGGAGGTGAACCGGAAGACGATGGAGTCCGGGCTGGTGCCGGGCCTCTTCTTCATCGGCGAGGTGCTGGACATCGACGGAGATACGGGAGGATACAACCTCCAGGCCGCATTCTCCACCGCCGCCCTCGCCGCCCGCCGCCTCATTGAGGTACACCGAACCGAATAG
- a CDS encoding AI-2E family transporter, producing MDRFSNLSGTLQSLLIVGAILVIVIGMQYTSYVVNLLLISLILTILALPAMEMLTRRGLSDLAALGVISIVAAVVLIVMVVITVHSFEILISDLPTYQEDLHMRLSELTAALAEFGIDTSLISPSSFNLGDVVTAIEPYAIGLGNALMYLFFILITTMFAVLEIPKITERLKHSPVLKPGQFVGIGRMSKLMMDFVIVRTEANMIHGFLFGLSLSLMGINSAVLWGVLTFILAFIPYIGLIIAAIPAIFFAWLQYGLWGVAAVVGIVILLNAVVENPVYAKIASKRFELPPLVVILSLIVWGWILDLPGMIFAVPITLLLLILIQCSDELRWINTLLGVSGIFGEEGGAAEEE from the coding sequence ATGGACCGTTTTTCAAATTTATCTGGAACATTGCAGTCCCTGCTTATTGTCGGGGCGATCCTGGTGATTGTCATCGGGATGCAGTACACGTCATATGTCGTCAACCTCCTGCTCATATCATTGATCCTGACGATCCTTGCCCTCCCGGCAATGGAGATGCTCACGCGGCGGGGGCTGTCAGATCTCGCCGCCCTGGGGGTGATCTCAATCGTCGCCGCCGTCGTGCTCATCGTGATGGTGGTGATCACCGTGCACTCGTTTGAGATCCTCATCAGCGACCTCCCGACCTATCAGGAAGACCTGCATATGCGCCTCTCCGAACTGACGGCCGCGCTCGCTGAATTCGGCATTGATACCTCCCTGATCTCTCCCTCGTCGTTCAACCTCGGGGATGTCGTCACCGCCATCGAACCCTATGCCATCGGGCTCGGGAACGCCCTGATGTACCTCTTCTTCATCCTGATCACGACCATGTTCGCCGTTCTCGAGATCCCGAAGATCACCGAACGGCTGAAGCACAGTCCTGTGCTCAAACCCGGGCAGTTCGTCGGCATCGGCCGGATGAGCAAACTCATGATGGACTTTGTGATCGTCAGGACCGAAGCAAACATGATCCACGGCTTCCTCTTCGGCCTCTCCCTCTCCCTGATGGGGATCAACTCCGCCGTCCTCTGGGGGGTGCTGACATTCATCCTGGCGTTCATTCCCTATATCGGGCTGATCATCGCCGCCATTCCAGCGATCTTCTTTGCCTGGCTCCAGTACGGCCTCTGGGGGGTGGCGGCCGTGGTGGGGATCGTCATCCTGCTCAATGCGGTCGTCGAGAATCCGGTCTATGCCAAGATCGCATCAAAACGGTTCGAACTCCCGCCACTGGTCGTGATCCTCTCGCTCATCGTCTGGGGCTGGATCCTGGACCTGCCCGGCATGATCTTCGCCGTGCCGATCACCCTGCTGCTGCTGATCCTGATCCAGTGCAGCGACGAGTTGCGGTGGATCAATACACTCCTCGGCGTCTCCGGCATCTTCGGCGAAGAGGGGGGCGCCGCAGAAGAGGAGTGA
- a CDS encoding DUF1294 domain-containing protein, which yields MNSSIIDLVFLYVLLNLGAALLYYADKRRAQQGTWRISERALLASAVLGPFGALAGMRLFRHKTQKTKFLLVPLCALLHLAVIVLLIINSIGGGAWTVLPWS from the coding sequence ATGAATTCGTCCATCATCGATCTCGTGTTCCTCTATGTCCTCCTGAACCTGGGGGCGGCGCTCCTCTATTATGCTGATAAGAGACGGGCGCAGCAGGGGACATGGAGGATATCAGAGCGGGCGCTGCTGGCCTCCGCGGTTCTCGGGCCGTTCGGCGCCCTTGCAGGGATGCGGCTCTTTCGGCACAAGACGCAGAAGACGAAGTTCCTGCTCGTGCCACTCTGCGCCCTGCTCCATCTTGCCGTGATCGTCCTCTTAATCATCAACTCTATCGGGGGAGGTGCATGGACCGTCCTGCCGTGGTCGTGA
- a CDS encoding response regulator, with the protein MHSREDTVTSVLIVDDEPSLGAICKVYLEEIGGFSCDTAPSGAEALKMVSTSPYDAIVSDYQMPGMNGIELLKDLRRSGKDTPFIIFTGKGREAVVIEALNSGADFYLQKGGDPEALFMELASKIRQAVQQKRTEDALVRTRFSIEHSPEEYYWIDCDGFLLDVNEQSCSVLGYTRQELRHLRVIDVDALYGEDEWRTLWQRLKEERHFRIESVHQKKDGTCYPVEISLAYHKMGEKEFMCAFAYDISEKKKAEEEAHLSEAMKWAIFETSEEASAVFGEDTIFLMANKEWERLTGYPVEELVGKKSWTEFVYEEDRERLLEYHRMRRNNNVHAPRRYELRSVDRYGGVRSLSAVVDTIPGTTLRIASYLDVTERKQAEEALRKSEENLRSFMNALPEPALLLGVNGDVLAANDAMIEVYGAKDGAMIGSHLGDLYPKIFSILKKPIERAIREKRCTDLEWSSQNRCISVKICPIADGDGDVVSLAIYGMDVTDQKNTRVALKKANKKLNLLSGIDRHDMFNQITVALGSLSLASRKAPGGEIRDRIENALKSLKIIEKTLEFTKDYQDMGMNAPEWQCLDTVVREAAASVPLEGVRLDLQTDGMEIFADPMLERVFANLLDNAVRHGEGVTAIHASFHEQDDGGGAIVVEDNGIGVSRQLKERIFESGYGRHTGHGLFLVREILDITGISIAETGEEGKGARFMITVPPGGCRPGTAAPT; encoded by the coding sequence GTGCATTCACGTGAAGACACCGTCACGAGTGTTCTGATCGTCGACGACGAACCCTCGCTCGGCGCGATCTGCAAGGTCTACCTTGAAGAGATTGGCGGTTTTTCGTGCGACACTGCCCCCTCGGGAGCAGAAGCACTGAAGATGGTCTCCACCTCCCCCTATGACGCCATCGTTTCCGACTATCAGATGCCCGGGATGAACGGGATAGAACTGCTCAAGGATCTCCGCAGAAGCGGGAAGGACACGCCCTTCATCATCTTCACCGGCAAGGGGCGCGAGGCGGTGGTGATCGAGGCCCTGAACAGCGGCGCAGACTTTTATCTCCAGAAAGGGGGCGATCCCGAGGCGCTCTTCATGGAACTGGCCTCCAAGATCCGTCAGGCGGTGCAGCAGAAACGAACCGAAGATGCGCTTGTCAGGACACGGTTCTCGATTGAACACTCTCCAGAGGAGTATTACTGGATCGATTGCGATGGATTCCTCCTTGATGTCAACGAGCAGTCCTGCTCCGTGCTCGGCTACACGCGCCAGGAACTCCGGCACCTGCGGGTAATCGATGTTGACGCCCTCTATGGGGAGGACGAATGGCGCACCCTCTGGCAGCGGCTGAAAGAAGAACGCCACTTCAGGATCGAATCGGTCCACCAGAAGAAAGACGGCACATGCTACCCGGTGGAGATCTCCCTCGCCTATCACAAAATGGGTGAGAAGGAGTTTATGTGCGCCTTTGCCTATGACATCAGCGAGAAAAAGAAGGCAGAAGAGGAGGCGCATCTCTCAGAGGCAATGAAATGGGCGATCTTCGAGACTTCTGAGGAGGCATCGGCTGTCTTTGGTGAGGACACCATCTTTCTGATGGCGAACAAGGAATGGGAACGGCTTACCGGCTATCCTGTCGAAGAACTGGTGGGGAAGAAGAGCTGGACGGAGTTCGTCTATGAGGAGGACCGGGAACGGTTGCTGGAATATCACCGGATGAGGCGAAACAACAACGTCCACGCCCCCCGACGCTACGAATTGCGGTCGGTCGACAGATATGGCGGGGTCAGATCCCTCAGCGCCGTAGTTGACACAATCCCGGGGACGACATTGAGGATCGCCTCATACCTTGATGTCACCGAACGCAAACAGGCAGAAGAGGCGCTTCGAAAGAGTGAGGAAAACCTCCGCTCTTTCATGAACGCCCTGCCCGAACCTGCCCTGCTGCTGGGTGTGAACGGTGACGTCCTCGCCGCAAACGATGCCATGATCGAGGTCTACGGGGCGAAGGACGGGGCGATGATCGGTTCACATCTCGGCGATCTCTACCCGAAGATATTCAGCATTCTGAAAAAGCCCATCGAGAGGGCGATACGGGAAAAACGGTGCACCGATCTGGAGTGGTCCTCTCAGAACAGGTGCATCAGTGTGAAGATCTGTCCGATCGCCGATGGGGACGGCGATGTCGTATCTCTTGCGATCTACGGGATGGATGTCACTGATCAGAAGAACACCAGGGTTGCCCTGAAAAAAGCCAACAAGAAACTCAACCTCCTCTCCGGGATCGACAGGCACGACATGTTCAACCAGATCACCGTGGCGCTGGGATCGCTCTCCCTGGCATCACGAAAGGCTCCAGGGGGGGAAATCAGGGACAGAATTGAAAATGCGCTGAAATCCTTGAAAATCATTGAAAAAACCCTTGAATTCACAAAGGACTATCAGGACATGGGGATGAATGCACCCGAATGGCAGTGCCTGGACACAGTGGTCAGGGAGGCGGCGGCATCTGTTCCTCTTGAAGGCGTCCGCCTTGATCTGCAGACGGACGGTATGGAGATCTTTGCCGATCCGATGCTGGAGAGGGTGTTTGCAAACCTCCTGGACAATGCCGTGCGGCACGGCGAAGGGGTGACGGCGATCCATGCCTCGTTCCATGAACAGGATGACGGAGGCGGCGCCATTGTCGTCGAAGACAATGGCATCGGAGTCTCCCGGCAGTTGAAGGAGCGGATATTTGAGAGCGGTTATGGGAGGCACACAGGCCACGGCCTCTTCCTTGTGCGTGAGATCCTGGATATCACCGGCATATCCATCGCTGAAACAGGAGAGGAGGGGAAGGGGGCGCGGTTTATGATCACCGTTCCCCCCGGGGGATGCCGCCCGGGCACTGCGGCGCCGACGTGA
- a CDS encoding fasciclin domain-containing protein: MKAGYLYGIAVLLIVLAICAGCTDTGGTETPAPTTAPETTAMPTTEAPMTIVETAAADGRFTTLVAAVDAAGLTDTLNGPGPFTVFAPTDDAFAALPNGTIAALLEDPEGLLTEVLTFHVVSGRYMAADVVNLDAAPTVQGANLTITVEDGDVMVDGARVVVTDIEASNGVIHVIDAVMLPPTCHLTVGTSEGAPDHQHVWCEGAAETLPFCNDMGACHTHPIDEGGNMAEAAGAGPHTHDLT, translated from the coding sequence ATGAAAGCAGGATATCTTTATGGAATAGCGGTGCTGCTCATTGTTCTGGCCATCTGTGCCGGCTGCACCGACACCGGCGGCACGGAGACACCGGCGCCGACGACCGCACCTGAAACGACGGCGATGCCCACAACCGAAGCGCCGATGACCATCGTCGAGACTGCCGCCGCTGACGGGCGGTTCACCACCCTGGTCGCCGCCGTCGATGCGGCCGGCCTCACCGACACCCTGAACGGTCCCGGGCCGTTCACTGTATTTGCACCCACAGATGACGCCTTTGCGGCCCTGCCGAACGGGACCATTGCAGCCCTCCTCGAAGATCCCGAAGGGCTGCTCACAGAGGTGCTCACCTTCCATGTGGTGAGCGGGAGATACATGGCGGCCGACGTGGTGAACCTCGACGCCGCCCCGACCGTCCAGGGCGCCAACCTCACCATCACCGTGGAGGATGGGGATGTCATGGTCGACGGGGCGCGGGTGGTGGTCACCGATATCGAGGCCTCGAACGGCGTGATCCATGTGATCGATGCCGTCATGCTCCCGCCGACCTGTCACCTGACGGTCGGGACATCTGAGGGGGCGCCCGACCACCAGCATGTCTGGTGCGAGGGTGCGGCCGAGACACTGCCCTTCTGCAACGACATGGGGGCGTGCCATACCCACCCGATCGATGAGGGCGGCAACATGGCCGAAGCGGCGGGTGCGGGTCCGCACACCCATGACCTGACCTGA
- a CDS encoding YkgJ family cysteine cluster protein produces MPFFCVMCGECCSQMGDVHVVEEEYGQGRFLMLNRYTGERHRVEIDPALARLYPDRRIYERWPGACPFLREKPRTGENVCIIHRTRPDICQEYRCWRLLILNEEGVRAGRVMERRHLAADDPALKEFWEQTVAVIREDDIARWDERVTGLLERAGYTVRR; encoded by the coding sequence ATGCCGTTTTTCTGTGTCATGTGCGGGGAGTGCTGCAGCCAGATGGGCGATGTGCATGTCGTGGAGGAGGAGTACGGCCAGGGCCGGTTCCTGATGCTGAACCGCTACACCGGCGAGAGGCACAGGGTGGAGATCGACCCGGCGCTCGCCCGCCTGTATCCCGACCGCCGCATCTATGAGCGATGGCCCGGGGCGTGCCCCTTTCTGAGGGAGAAACCCCGAACCGGGGAAAACGTCTGCATCATCCACCGCACCCGCCCTGATATCTGCCAGGAATACCGCTGCTGGCGCCTGCTCATCCTGAACGAGGAGGGCGTGCGGGCCGGTCGGGTGATGGAGCGCCGGCACCTGGCGGCAGACGATCCGGCGCTGAAAGAGTTCTGGGAGCAGACCGTCGCAGTCATCCGCGAGGACGACATCGCCCGCTGGGACGAGCGGGTGACCGGGCTGCTGGAGCGTGCAGGGTATACCGTTCGCCGCTGA
- a CDS encoding type II toxin-antitoxin system PemK/MazF family toxin yields MGRYVAGDVVLARLGLGNGGDKVRPAVVIGPAEQGTIVVCPVSSRAPGDAPVHPIALDDFVSGGLDLFDESYVLTVHPCTIRVREVVGKKGRLKPEAFGPLGAAVRHIPSGR; encoded by the coding sequence ATGGGGCGGTATGTGGCCGGAGACGTGGTGCTGGCGCGCCTCGGTCTCGGCAACGGCGGGGACAAGGTCAGACCGGCCGTCGTCATCGGACCGGCAGAGCAGGGGACGATCGTCGTCTGCCCGGTCTCCTCGAGGGCGCCGGGCGATGCCCCGGTGCACCCCATCGCCCTCGACGATTTTGTGAGCGGCGGGCTCGATCTCTTCGACGAGAGCTATGTGCTGACCGTCCACCCGTGCACCATCCGGGTGCGGGAGGTGGTGGGGAAGAAGGGGCGGCTGAAGCCGGAGGCGTTCGGCCCGCTCGGGGCGGCGGTGCGGCACATCCCATCCGGCAGGTGA
- a CDS encoding TIGR04083 family peptide-modifying radical SAM enzyme, with translation MKTPLHIMIIPTLGCPSNCAYCWSSEEGSPVMTMETVRETAEWLRGYRDDPVTITFHGGEPLLAGAEFYREALPTLSEGMDDRGPFFALQTNLWRMTPEMADVLAAYHIPIGSSIDGPEAINDSQRGDGYFRKTMAGYRTAREHGLDVSFICTFTRQSVEHREEIFQFFLENGFTLKLHPALPSLRSAEPEEWALSPEKYGELLVYLLDQALEHMGEIEVMNINDLCRCVFSRHGTVCTFADCMGNTFAVGPDGGIYPCYRFVGMPEWVMGNVRDRPTEEDLAESDAWKRMHRFKEYVDGACAECKHIRYCRGGCPYNAIAPTDGEIQGVDPHCPAYKRIFDEITDRLDREMFESPMMGMGPFGSAPRRRARPGVMALIQQIVMRR, from the coding sequence ATGAAAACGCCCCTGCACATCATGATCATCCCGACGCTCGGCTGCCCCTCCAACTGCGCCTACTGCTGGAGTTCGGAGGAGGGATCGCCGGTCATGACGATGGAGACCGTCAGGGAGACGGCCGAATGGCTGCGGGGCTACCGGGACGATCCGGTGACGATCACCTTCCATGGGGGCGAACCCCTCCTGGCCGGGGCGGAGTTCTACCGGGAGGCGCTGCCCACCCTCTCCGAGGGCATGGACGACCGGGGGCCGTTTTTTGCGCTGCAGACCAACCTCTGGCGGATGACGCCCGAAATGGCCGACGTGCTGGCCGCCTATCATATCCCCATCGGCTCGAGCATCGACGGGCCGGAGGCGATCAACGATTCCCAGCGCGGGGACGGCTATTTCAGGAAGACGATGGCCGGATACCGGACGGCGCGGGAGCACGGGCTGGACGTGAGTTTTATCTGCACCTTCACCCGCCAGTCCGTGGAGCACCGGGAGGAGATCTTCCAGTTCTTCCTTGAAAACGGCTTCACCCTCAAGCTCCACCCGGCCCTCCCCTCCCTGCGGAGCGCCGAACCCGAGGAGTGGGCACTCTCCCCGGAGAAATACGGCGAACTCCTCGTCTATCTCCTGGACCAGGCCCTCGAGCACATGGGCGAGATCGAGGTGATGAACATCAATGACCTCTGCCGGTGCGTCTTCTCCCGCCACGGCACCGTCTGCACCTTCGCCGACTGCATGGGCAACACCTTTGCCGTCGGTCCGGACGGCGGCATCTACCCCTGCTATCGCTTCGTGGGGATGCCGGAATGGGTGATGGGCAATGTCCGCGATCGCCCGACCGAGGAGGACCTGGCAGAGTCCGACGCCTGGAAACGGATGCACCGCTTCAAGGAGTACGTGGACGGGGCGTGCGCGGAGTGCAAACACATCCGCTACTGCCGCGGCGGCTGCCCCTACAACGCCATCGCACCGACCGACGGGGAGATCCAGGGTGTCGACCCCCACTGTCCCGCCTACAAGCGGATCTTCGACGAGATCACCGACCGCCTGGACCGGGAGATGTTCGAGAGCCCGATGATGGGCATGGGCCCCTTCGGCTCCGCCCCGAGGAGACGGGCACGGCCTGGTGTCATGGCGCTGATCCAGCAGATCGTCATGCGGCGGTAG
- a CDS encoding MFS transporter, producing the protein MAIAGGKWGILYVVCMAVFIMVIDTTIMNVSITALVIDLDTTVPAIQAVIAIYALIMASFMLVGGRMQDVMGRRRAFLFGVVLYGIGTFVASMSWNIGVLLVGWSVLEGLGAVFMLPATATFITDAYEGADRAFAFGIWGGIGAAGAAFGPIIGGYLTSFYSWRWAFRLELLVVVVILLLSPLIRPSAPTASWREIDTVGTLLSFGGLSLIVAGILMLRSVTLWEVIPVVIGSGLVLLGIFYLWQRRRIRQNLPPLTDIALFGNRTFALGSGINAALTVVLAGFLFIIPIFLQSVTGVGAFETGLALLPMSLSVFALSIAGARLSGRIDPKYLVLAGSGAAIAGAVMMRGIFGIGTGIWDIVPGSVFFGLGVGLILSQATNITLSAASMRQQSDASGILNTAKQMGTSLGTALIGVVLLIVIFSGLVGGLAASGLAGDLTDEEIALRLQEWIERMKTDGEATVPDDYLPHAEEIADAAIGEGMMRSFDAITVILLLGGCLALFLPPARREGG; encoded by the coding sequence ATGGCAATCGCCGGGGGCAAATGGGGCATCCTGTATGTGGTCTGCATGGCGGTCTTCATCATGGTCATCGATACGACCATCATGAACGTCTCCATCACCGCACTGGTCATCGACCTCGACACCACGGTCCCGGCCATCCAGGCGGTGATCGCCATCTACGCCCTGATCATGGCCTCGTTCATGCTCGTCGGCGGACGGATGCAGGACGTGATGGGGCGGCGGCGTGCATTCCTCTTCGGCGTCGTCCTCTACGGCATCGGCACATTCGTCGCATCGATGAGCTGGAACATCGGCGTGCTCCTGGTCGGGTGGTCGGTGCTGGAGGGGCTGGGGGCGGTCTTCATGCTGCCGGCCACGGCCACCTTCATCACCGATGCCTATGAGGGGGCCGACCGGGCCTTCGCCTTCGGCATCTGGGGCGGGATCGGGGCGGCCGGCGCCGCTTTCGGCCCGATCATCGGCGGATATCTCACCTCCTTCTACTCCTGGCGATGGGCCTTCCGCCTGGAACTCCTGGTCGTGGTGGTGATCCTCCTCCTCTCCCCCCTGATCCGCCCCTCGGCGCCCACCGCATCATGGCGGGAGATCGACACCGTCGGCACCCTCCTCTCGTTCGGCGGTCTCTCCCTGATCGTCGCCGGCATCCTGATGCTCAGGAGTGTCACCCTCTGGGAGGTCATCCCGGTGGTGATCGGCAGCGGCCTGGTGCTCCTGGGCATATTTTATCTCTGGCAGAGGCGCCGGATCCGGCAGAATCTCCCGCCGCTCACCGATATCGCCCTCTTCGGGAACCGCACCTTTGCCCTGGGCAGCGGGATCAACGCCGCCCTGACCGTGGTCCTGGCCGGTTTCCTCTTTATCATCCCGATCTTTCTCCAGTCGGTGACCGGCGTCGGGGCATTCGAGACCGGTCTCGCCCTCCTCCCCATGTCCCTGAGCGTGTTTGCCCTCTCGATCGCCGGTGCGCGGCTCTCGGGAAGGATCGATCCGAAGTACCTGGTGCTCGCCGGCTCTGGTGCGGCCATCGCCGGGGCGGTGATGATGCGCGGCATCTTCGGCATCGGCACCGGCATATGGGATATCGTGCCCGGTTCGGTCTTCTTCGGCCTGGGCGTCGGGCTCATCCTCTCGCAGGCCACCAACATCACCCTCTCCGCTGCTTCGATGCGGCAGCAGAGTGATGCCTCCGGCATCCTGAACACGGCAAAACAGATGGGGACCTCCCTTGGAACGGCCCTGATCGGCGTGGTCCTCCTGATCGTCATCTTCTCCGGGCTGGTGGGGGGGCTCGCCGCCTCCGGGCTGGCCGGAGACCTCACGGACGAGGAGATCGCCCTCCGCCTGCAGGAATGGATCGAACGGATGAAGACCGATGGGGAGGCGACGGTCCCGGACGATTACCTGCCGCATGCAGAGGAGATCGCCGATGCCGCCATCGGAGAGGGGATGATGCGCTCCTTCGACGCCATTACCGTCATCCTGCTGCTGGGGGGCTGCCTGGCCCTCTTCCTCCCGCCGGCCAGACGGGAGGGGGGATGA
- a CDS encoding queuosine precursor transporter codes for MDIPVVWLYWVVSLTIVTYASAYIIRRHREYGYAALVGFYVVYLAASQIIATRIVEFDLGIAVFFAPAAVFIYPFLSQAIDMINEVYGEKKTQIAIAIAFISQVLLVVFITMTNSLPAAPFFAYEETWQEIFSLGIRIVVASWITFLITQTIDARIFARLKERYPDRILLRSVSSDLVGLTLDSVIFVTIAFAGVAPLLPLIIGQIVAKNIIGFLDTPWFWWYKKYLQGERA; via the coding sequence ATGGATATCCCCGTTGTCTGGCTCTACTGGGTCGTCAGCCTCACCATCGTCACCTATGCCTCGGCGTATATCATCAGGCGCCACCGGGAGTACGGGTATGCGGCGCTCGTCGGCTTCTATGTGGTCTATCTCGCCGCCTCGCAGATCATCGCCACCCGGATCGTCGAATTCGACCTGGGCATCGCCGTCTTCTTCGCCCCGGCCGCAGTCTTCATCTATCCCTTCCTCTCGCAGGCCATCGACATGATCAACGAGGTCTACGGGGAGAAGAAAACCCAGATCGCCATCGCCATTGCCTTCATCTCGCAGGTGCTCCTGGTGGTTTTCATCACCATGACCAACTCCCTCCCGGCGGCGCCCTTCTTCGCCTACGAGGAGACCTGGCAGGAGATCTTCTCCCTGGGGATCCGGATCGTCGTCGCCTCCTGGATCACCTTCCTGATCACCCAGACCATCGACGCACGGATCTTTGCACGCCTCAAGGAGCGCTATCCCGACCGCATCCTGCTGCGGAGCGTTTCGAGCGACCTCGTCGGCCTCACCCTGGACAGCGTGATCTTTGTCACCATCGCCTTCGCCGGGGTGGCCCCGCTCCTCCCCCTGATCATCGGGCAGATCGTGGCCAAGAACATCATCGGATTCCTGGACACGCCCTGGTTCTGGTGGTACAAGAAATATCTCCAGGGGGAGCGGGCCTGA
- a CDS encoding DUF488 domain-containing protein, producing MKNRKVFTIGTANRRAGEFIDLLREEEIAVLADVRSVPWSALDQFRKENLARLCMDAGIEYLWLGAALGGFRDEGYEAYMKTAAFRDALCSLEERAARMRTAICCAEAEPWRCHRWLIAGALHRRGWTVVHILGPGERMRHTDLSFYRSPPPT from the coding sequence ATGAAGAATCGGAAGGTGTTCACCATCGGCACCGCAAACCGGCGTGCCGGGGAGTTTATCGATCTCCTCAGGGAGGAGGAGATCGCAGTTCTCGCCGATGTGCGGAGCGTGCCGTGGTCTGCTCTGGACCAATTCAGAAAGGAGAACCTCGCCCGTCTCTGCATGGATGCGGGTATAGAATACCTCTGGCTCGGGGCGGCGCTCGGCGGGTTCAGGGACGAGGGCTATGAGGCGTATATGAAGACCGCCGCCTTCCGCGACGCTCTCTGCAGCCTGGAGGAGCGGGCCGCCAGAATGCGGACGGCGATCTGCTGCGCCGAGGCCGAACCATGGCGGTGCCACCGCTGGTTGATCGCCGGCGCCCTCCACCGGCGGGGATGGACGGTGGTCCATATCCTGGGCCCCGGCGAACGGATGCGGCACACCGATCTATCCTTTTATCGGTCGCCGCCGCCCACCTGA